The sequence TTCAAGTATCCGGCTGTTTTTTGGAAAAACTGAGTCATGATGTATAAGATGAGTCAGAGTACCAGCCTGATCGGCCAGACGTTGAGCTTCACGGTCTGAATACCCATGAACATATGATTGTGACATGTGTTCTTTTACATTTCATGTAGAGGTTGAGATTGTTTCCGCTAGAAATTGAAAGAATAATATTAATGAGCCCGGTTTTTTTTCATAATCAGACAATTTCCGGACTCTGTCTGTTTATACGTAACCTCATCCATGAGAGATCGTATCAAGTGCACTCCAAGGCCTCCAATACGGCGCTCATCAATACCTGCCTCTGTGTCAGGAGTGGGAAGTGTAAGTGGATTAAAGAATGGTGCTTCATCACGGATGCAAAGCACAACCTGATGAGCAGAGATGATGCAACGAATTTCAATGAGTCCGGGACCTCCTTTATACCCGTGATTCATAATATTTACAACGGCTTCTTCAGCAGCAAGTTGCATCGCGTTTTCCACATCCGGGGGAGAATTTTCTGCTTCCAGTATTTCAGAGAGAAAATCAGCTAATTGGGTTACGGCATGTTCAGGATCTGTCAGGTTAATCTGGTATGTTGCCATTCATATCAAACAGATAGAAACGCATTATTTAGTCTGTAATTTTTCAATAGCCTGATCAACTGAGGAGCATATTGGAAAAAGACGATCAAATCCTGTCATTTTAAACACTTCACCGGGACCAGCCTGTAGATTGGATAGAGCAATAATCCCTCCACAGGATTTCACCCGTTTGAGTGCTGCAAGAATGACACGAAGACCAGAACTACTGATGTAACTTAAATCACTCATGTTTAGCACCATGCTTGTAACACCGGAGTCGATCTTCTTTCCAAGTTCTCCCTCAATTTGTGAAGAGGTCGCGGCATCAATTCTCCCAGATATGTCAAGGATTGTGACTCCAGACACTTCGCGCTCGCTTACGGCTAGATTTCCTTCCATTCGTTTATCAACTCTTCATCTGTAACAGGTCAATTCTTATATATGAAGTCCATTGCATGGAATTTATGACTTGTGAAATAGAGATCATTTCCTGGAGGAAGGAAAAATTCCCCTGAAAAATGAAAGCTGGAATAATATCCCTGGCATGAATGGCGGACGGATTTTTCCATTTATGCGAAAGCCGGATGTTACATGTTCTAATGTTTTCATCATTGATATCGGGGCTTTTACGGTACTTATTGATACAGGTGTATCGCGGGGTCTCATGGATTCCATTTGTAAGGTGCTCGCTGAGCTCAGTCAGGATAATCAGAAACCAATTCTCATAATATTTAGCCATACACATGTTGATCACATATATCTTGGCCTCGTTGACCAGAGATTTCAAAATTATGGGAAGGTATTCTATGTTTGTCATACATCAGGATCTGATCTCCTAAAATCCGGTGATCAAAAATATACACAGGCAGAGCTTGTGGGGATCCCAATACCCTCTCTTTGTGTAGACATCCCACTATTTCAGAAAAATTTAGATCTTAAGGGTCTGTCAAATATTCCTGAAATCGAAATAGAACACAAGCACTATCAATTATCTGACTCAGTGTCATTAGAATGCGTACGTTTTATCTTTCCGAATAACCAATGCATCAGTTTTTGGGAGGTTCCTGGACATTCTGCTGACAGTATCGCAGTTCAGGCAGGATCTCTCCTGCATGTTGGGGATATTCCTTTCGCTACTAGTCCCGGAATAGCTGGAGTGCCGGGATGGAATCCAAAAGAATTATCCAGAACGATAATTCGGCTATCATGGATCATACTGAACCAAAAAATTTCAATAATCTGTCAGGGCCATGGAAATGCCTGTACATCAGATGAATTGAAAAAGAATCTTATGAATCTTCAGCAAGATTTGGATGCGATGCCAGAAATCACGATGTTTGACAAAACCCGATTGTCAGGGGCATTATTACATGCAACAGACCTCATCGATGAAGCTCATCGGATCCTTCCCATTCTAGCCGGGAGAATTATGCTTCTTCGATACCGTCTTGAAGAACTGGAAGAGGATGATCTTGCCCGGAACCTTGAAAAGATCCTTCCAGATGAAGAGATTGATAAAATACTAGTACAATTTTCCCGCTACTATGATAATTTCAAAAGTGGATTACGATGTGAGTACCAGGTTATCTTAAAAGCGATTCAGACATTGCAGAAGATCAAGTCATTTCTCTCGGGAAATAATGTTGAAAATATCATTGATTCATCTCTTCTCAGGCGTACTCTACAACTTTTTTCAGATCTTCTATCCTCAATTCAGGGGAACATTCCAACCGGCTCTCTCTCATTCGTCAATCCTGTTGATTTAATTCAGGATGTTGCTCATCGGAGGTCCTCTCATATGATGAGTGATGAGGAAATTCTACTCAAGGCAGACGATGAAGACGAATTTAAAAAAGTGCTCGTGTGTAGGTTGGCAGAATATCAAAACCTTTCGGACATTAAAATTACTATCGACTCTCCAATAGATCCTCAAACCATTTATGCAGATTCAGAACGACTTTCAGATTTTTTTAGTGTCCTCATTGACTACTATTACACGTATGGTGCAGATGAAGCGCACATTACGATAAATACTCTACCAGAATTTGTCCTTATCAAAATTGCTCCAAATGGTGCTTGCTTTCAGCCATGCCTTCCTCTCTCCCGTGCCATGATCAGATCAATCAAATATGCAGGCGGCGAACTTGTTAAAATTCCCGGAAAAGAATCAGAAGAGATGGTTCTTAAGTTTTCAACAAAAGACCCATCACTAACAGGCTCGAATCAGAATTAGAGTAATATCATCTGATTGAGGCGTTTCTTTCGTGAACTCCTTTATTGATTCTCTGATCTTTTCTATAAGATCAGGAAGTTTTCGATCCCGGTTATTTATCAAAACTTCAGAAAACCTCTCCATACCATACTCTTCCCCATCTTTATTCATCGCTTCAGTGATACCATCAGTATACAGTGCGACAAAATCTCCTTCCTTCAAATCAACGGTGACTGAGGCAAGATCAATACCATCGATTATTCCAAGAGCTATACCCTCAGCTTTCAGAAGTGTGATGTCATTTTTATTCTCCCTCGTCAACATGAGCGGAGGATTATGACCAGCATTCACGTAGGTAATTTTCCGGTGTTCTGAATCGATTACCAGATAGAACAAGGTAACAAACATGCTTGCTTTTGAATCACGGCAGATCAGTGAGTTTGCTTCAGTTATCGCAGATGCCGGATCACTTTTCCAGGTAGCACTCACCCGAATCAGAGTCCTTGATAATGCCATAAACAATGCAGCGGGAACTCCTTTTCCGCTCACATCAGCAATAACAAGCCCCCATTCATGATCTCCAACCGGAATAAAGTCATAAAAATCACCCCCAACTTCAAGGGCTGGGCTGGAAAAAACGGCAAGCTCCATACCAGGAATATCAGGCACTGAATCAGGGAGAAAACTCTGCTGAATTCCTTGTGCGATCTCCAACTCCCGGGTAAAACGTTCTTTCTCTGCTGTTGTACGCCGTAATTCAAGAATATAATTTCGAAGATCGCCCGTCATCTTGTTAAAGACTCCGGCAAGTTCTTCAAACTCATCACCGGAATTAATCGTCACCGGAGTCTGAAGATCACCAGTACCAATTCTTTTGGCCCCTTCACTCAAAATTCGGACAGGCCCGGTAATAAATTTCGAGAAGAATATCGAAATGCCGGTTACTCCAATGAATAACAGGATAAAACTGAGTATCAGAACTGTCTGTAAAAAAGACATCTGGTGAGTGATGTGAGTATGAGTCTCTTCGCTGGCATTTCGAATAACACTCCCTGTTATCTGGGCTGGTGCAATGACACTTTCAACCGGCAAAACGAGACCGATACTCCAGCCAACACTTTTAACCGGTGCATATGCAATGTATTTGTCGCCTTCCTCAAACCGGCACCTGCTGACACCTGAAAAACCCTGAGTCATTTCAGTTGCAATCTTCCGAAGATCTTCATTGGTACTCTGAAGAAGATTTTCGGTCTCATATGATTCGTCCCATCTGGTAGCACCTGCAGTAAGCCCGGGACGAGAAATGATGTCTCCTCTCTGGTTAATCAGGAATGCATACCCATTTTCACCAAGCTGCGTTGTGATGATACGGTAATTGATGGTTTCAATGGTAATATCCGCTCCCATCACCCAGGTCTGATTGTGTACTGGATCTTCAAGAGCTTTTGAACAGGTTATGGTCAGACCATTTCCAAGTACATCAACATAGGGATCAGACCATGTCAGAGTTTTTTTTGCCAGTGCATCTATAAACCAATCTCTTGAACGTGGTTCAAATGTCGCGTCAACTCTTGGAGTCCATGGAAATATAATTGTGATTCCTGATGAGGATGTTACATACAGGGCAGTCAGCCGGTTATCTGCATGGAACAGTGGATTGAATACCGCCTGAAAAGAACTGATACGGTCAATTTCATCACGGACATCGTTTAATTGCACCTCAGGAGAGAGATGAATTACACCGGCTTCACCAGGTTTCAGAGGTTTATTGTCTTTTGTATACCACTGAACAGGAGTGGTATTCGAACCTTGTATTATCTCTCTCCCATATGCATTGATGACATTCATCTCTGAGATAATCCGTTCAAATATCATGTCGGTTATCTCTGCCTGATCAGTCGCTAATCGGAGAAGATAGATCTCGGCATCTTCTTCTAGTGCGGTGGTGCTTTCCCCTATTGCTTTTTCACCTAGTGCCTGACTTGAGCCGGTTGCATAATTCCCCAGATTATCCATCATTATCCAGGAAACTCCTCCAATTACAAGAAAGATAATACTAGTGAGCAGGATCATTACCAAGAGCAGTTTTGCTGCAACTCCAAACCTCATAGTACCTCTGTACTTTGGCTCATATCTGCATCATCAACAACAATGACATTCAGTCTTTGTTGAACAATCTCCTGATTCCAGGAAGTGGTTCTGGGTCGCAAATTTCCCATAAACATATGATCGCCAGGAGCTATTGCTTTGACCATCCATTGTCTGGTTCCTGATACTGCAACCGGCATATCTGGGGGATAGGGAACATACCGATCACCAGTTACAAACAAACCACTTGTGACAGAAATTCTCCAGTATCGCCCATCTTCCGGAGTCCAGGGATATGAAACTAGCATCGTTCCATTCAGGGGAAGAGTCACCTGCATAGAATTTTCATCTGCATAGATATCCGGCGGATTGGTAAATGCTTCTGGACGAATAGTATAGCCAGCGTTTGTCTGTACACACCCAGAGGAAATCAGAAAGAAAATACAGATACCAATAAAAAAGACTATTTTGAGGTTAATTTTTTTCTTCCGAAATTGAATTTGATGAAACATCAGTCTATGAGAATTTCGTTTTCATGAGATAAGTACCGTTTCATATACTATCTTGAGATGGAATGCGACAGACCTATTTCCTTAATCTTCCTATCATTGTATTATGACCACCAGCCAGATACCTGACGTTATTGTTCAGGCACGGCCACTCACTTCCGAAGGTTCGGCAATATTGATTGGATTTCCGGGAAGTGGTCTTGTAGGGAGTATTGCACTCTCATACATGGTTGATAAGCTTGGCTTTGATTCGATTGGAACTATGACCAGTAAGTATTTTCCTCCAATGGCTATGATGTCAGAAGGGGTCATTGCAGTTCCAGTGCGGATTTATGAGAAAGACAAATTAGTAGCTATCCTTGCAGACATACCAATACACCCTCAGATATGCTATGAAGTGTCTAACGCCATCCTTGACTGGCTCACTCCCTTTAAGATTTCAGAGGTAATTACTCTGGCAGGTATCATAACGAATGAACCTGAAAAACGCGTTTTTGGTGTAGCAACTGATAAAACTCTCCTCGATCGGCTAGGAGAATCTGCGATAAGACTTCCAATAGGCAGTATTTCTGGTATCGCAAGTAGTTTGCTAACCGAATGTAAGATTCGGGGGATTCCCGGAATTGGACTACTGGGTGAGACAATTAATGCACCGGATCCAAGAGCAGCAGCAAAAACTATTGAAGTCCTCAATGTATTGTACAATCTTGGAATAGAAACAACGGGACTCATCGAACAGGCAGAAGAGATAGAAGCACAGATGCACAGACTTGCAGAAGATGTCCAGACCGCTGAAGAACAACCGGTCAGGAAAGAACAGCAACTGCCAATGTATGGGTGATAACCATGGAATGTATTGCACTCACAGGGATTTTTCCCCAGGTTATCGATGAACTCAAAAAAGGAATACCACGGACAGTTGAACTTACCAGTGCCCATAATGTGATATCACTTGCACAGGTAAATCCAGGTTCGCAGATATTCATGACAACCGTGGATTGTGAAGATCTCTCTGTAGGAGACTCAGGAATTGTAGTCGAGATACTATCGGTTGCAATTACTATGAAACATACCGTTGAATCGGGACATGGTTACCATATCATGGAGCGCGAAAAATTATCAGCACGGTGTAAAGTAAAATATCTTTCAAACTCAACCATTCGTGCTAATGTTACCAGGTGTTCCATAACCGAGCCAAGAATCGTCGATGTTGTCAGGCCGGTCGCCTTTCATGCAGGGTAAATAACCCCTCCCTCATGTTTGATTGACACGCTACTATTATCAGGTATGGA comes from Methanospirillum hungatei and encodes:
- a CDS encoding ATP-binding protein codes for the protein MATYQINLTDPEHAVTQLADFLSEILEAENSPPDVENAMQLAAEEAVVNIMNHGYKGGPGLIEIRCIISAHQVVLCIRDEAPFFNPLTLPTPDTEAGIDERRIGGLGVHLIRSLMDEVTYKQTESGNCLIMKKNRAH
- a CDS encoding STAS domain-containing protein, yielding MEGNLAVSEREVSGVTILDISGRIDAATSSQIEGELGKKIDSGVTSMVLNMSDLSYISSSGLRVILAALKRVKSCGGIIALSNLQAGPGEVFKMTGFDRLFPICSSVDQAIEKLQTK
- a CDS encoding SpoIIE family protein phosphatase, which produces MRFGVAAKLLLVMILLTSIIFLVIGGVSWIMMDNLGNYATGSSQALGEKAIGESTTALEEDAEIYLLRLATDQAEITDMIFERIISEMNVINAYGREIIQGSNTTPVQWYTKDNKPLKPGEAGVIHLSPEVQLNDVRDEIDRISSFQAVFNPLFHADNRLTALYVTSSSGITIIFPWTPRVDATFEPRSRDWFIDALAKKTLTWSDPYVDVLGNGLTITCSKALEDPVHNQTWVMGADITIETINYRIITTQLGENGYAFLINQRGDIISRPGLTAGATRWDESYETENLLQSTNEDLRKIATEMTQGFSGVSRCRFEEGDKYIAYAPVKSVGWSIGLVLPVESVIAPAQITGSVIRNASEETHTHITHQMSFLQTVLILSFILLFIGVTGISIFFSKFITGPVRILSEGAKRIGTGDLQTPVTINSGDEFEELAGVFNKMTGDLRNYILELRRTTAEKERFTRELEIAQGIQQSFLPDSVPDIPGMELAVFSSPALEVGGDFYDFIPVGDHEWGLVIADVSGKGVPAALFMALSRTLIRVSATWKSDPASAITEANSLICRDSKASMFVTLFYLVIDSEHRKITYVNAGHNPPLMLTRENKNDITLLKAEGIALGIIDGIDLASVTVDLKEGDFVALYTDGITEAMNKDGEEYGMERFSEVLINNRDRKLPDLIEKIRESIKEFTKETPQSDDITLILIRAC
- a CDS encoding MBL fold metallo-hydrolase — translated: MRKPDVTCSNVFIIDIGAFTVLIDTGVSRGLMDSICKVLAELSQDNQKPILIIFSHTHVDHIYLGLVDQRFQNYGKVFYVCHTSGSDLLKSGDQKYTQAELVGIPIPSLCVDIPLFQKNLDLKGLSNIPEIEIEHKHYQLSDSVSLECVRFIFPNNQCISFWEVPGHSADSIAVQAGSLLHVGDIPFATSPGIAGVPGWNPKELSRTIIRLSWIILNQKISIICQGHGNACTSDELKKNLMNLQQDLDAMPEITMFDKTRLSGALLHATDLIDEAHRILPILAGRIMLLRYRLEELEEDDLARNLEKILPDEEIDKILVQFSRYYDNFKSGLRCEYQVILKAIQTLQKIKSFLSGNNVENIIDSSLLRRTLQLFSDLLSSIQGNIPTGSLSFVNPVDLIQDVAHRRSSHMMSDEEILLKADDEDEFKKVLVCRLAEYQNLSDIKITIDSPIDPQTIYADSERLSDFFSVLIDYYYTYGADEAHITINTLPEFVLIKIAPNGACFQPCLPLSRAMIRSIKYAGGELVKIPGKESEEMVLKFSTKDPSLTGSNQN
- a CDS encoding protease inhibitor I42 family protein, encoding MFHQIQFRKKKINLKIVFFIGICIFFLISSGCVQTNAGYTIRPEAFTNPPDIYADENSMQVTLPLNGTMLVSYPWTPEDGRYWRISVTSGLFVTGDRYVPYPPDMPVAVSGTRQWMVKAIAPGDHMFMGNLRPRTTSWNQEIVQQRLNVIVVDDADMSQSTEVL
- a CDS encoding DUF473 domain-containing protein gives rise to the protein MECIALTGIFPQVIDELKKGIPRTVELTSAHNVISLAQVNPGSQIFMTTVDCEDLSVGDSGIVVEILSVAITMKHTVESGHGYHIMEREKLSARCKVKYLSNSTIRANVTRCSITEPRIVDVVRPVAFHAG
- a CDS encoding proteasome assembly chaperone family protein, with the protein product MTTSQIPDVIVQARPLTSEGSAILIGFPGSGLVGSIALSYMVDKLGFDSIGTMTSKYFPPMAMMSEGVIAVPVRIYEKDKLVAILADIPIHPQICYEVSNAILDWLTPFKISEVITLAGIITNEPEKRVFGVATDKTLLDRLGESAIRLPIGSISGIASSLLTECKIRGIPGIGLLGETINAPDPRAAAKTIEVLNVLYNLGIETTGLIEQAEEIEAQMHRLAEDVQTAEEQPVRKEQQLPMYG